CTATAGGTTGTTCAGTATCGGCAGGAGGAAGCTTTTACGGCATCTGCTTGGGCCTGGAGGAAAAGGGATTACGGGTTCCCCTAACGTTCGGGGTCGTGCCGGAGGGTAGTGAGCACTATTTTGAACTGCAAGGGGTCGAGAACGATAGGGGAGAATTCGAAATCTCCGATGTACAGTCCAAGATCTGCGAGACGATGGGACTGAAGAAATGGGTTACAGAGAAGCCCATAGTAAATTTAATGTTCGAGGCCGGATACCCCGACAAGTTTTTCCTCGTTTCTGATGAGGAAGCAAGGAATATGGCCAACCGTCTTTGCCAAGAAGAGGGTATTTACTGCGGCATGTCATCAGGTGCAAATGTTGCAATTGCACTGAAGATCGCTCAAAGACTTGAACCAGGCAGCAACGTAGTCAGTGTTATTGTTGATCGCCGGGATCGTTATCTGTCGGAATATCCCCACGACAAATATGTGGTGTAAGTTCGGTCAAGCAACTGTATGATACAAAGTTCTTACGCTTGACGACGAACCGACGGGAAAGGCCTATCGGGCAGCATCGCAGGCGTGGACGCCAGCGGGCAGGACCAGCGAGCGGGGTGCCTGGGCCAAACCCGGCCGCAATCCGCCCCAGCAAATAATGGTAAATCAGCGGGGCGACACCTACAACTATGAAAGGGGAAATGCAAGATGGGGTCTTTGCGGGCGGTAGACCCTAAGATAGCCGATAGTATTAAACAGGAGCTGTTGCGGCAGCAAAGCCATTTGGAACTCATTGCCTCCGAAAACTTTGTGAGTGAGGCTGTTCTGGAAGCTCAAGGATCGGTTTTAACCAATAAATATGCGGAAGGTTATCCTGGACGGCGGTACTACGGCGGCTGTAAATTTGTGGATATCGCTGAAGAGCTGGCCCGGCAAAGGGTTTGTAAGCTCTTTAATGCCGAGCACGCCAATGTTCAGCCCCACTCTGGAGCCCAGGCCAATACAGCCGTTTATTTTGCAACTTTAGAGCCCGGAGACACGATTTTAGGCATGCGCCTATCTCATGGCGGGCATCTCACCCATGGACACCCCATTAACATGTCCGGTAAATGGTTTCGGATTGTTGACTACGGGGTAAACGAGCACACAGGCCGCATCGACTATGATGAGGTCAGATCCATTGCCAAGCGTGAATGTCCGCGTATGATTGTAGCCGGGGCCAGCGCTTATCCGCGCATCATCGATTTCGAAGCTTTCGCTTCCATTGCCCAAGAAGTGGGCGCATATCTAATGGTGGATATGGCCCATATAGCCGGTCTGGTGGCGGCGGGGCTCCATCCGAATCCGGTGCCAGTGGCCGACTTTGTCACCAGTACCACGCACA
The nucleotide sequence above comes from Bacillota bacterium. Encoded proteins:
- a CDS encoding serine hydroxymethyltransferase codes for the protein MGSLRAVDPKIADSIKQELLRQQSHLELIASENFVSEAVLEAQGSVLTNKYAEGYPGRRYYGGCKFVDIAEELARQRVCKLFNAEHANVQPHSGAQANTAVYFATLEPGDTILGMRLSHGGHLTHGHPINMSGKWFRIVDYGVNEHTGRIDYDEVRSIAKRECPRMIVAGASAYPRIIDFEAFASIAQEVGAYLMVDMAHIAGLVAAGLHPNPVPVADFVTSTTHKTLRGPRGGLILCPKDQAKSIDRAVFPGIQGGPLMHVIAAKAVAFQEALAPEFKDYQQKVVDNAKALAQGLINRGFTLVSGGTDNHLLLVDLRPQKITGKDAEAMLDEINITVNKNTIPYDPESPFVTSGLRLGTPAMTTRGLSTADMDEIADIIAQALTRFDEAGIKAKLKARVKDLCAAYPLYPQKLI